In Solanum pennellii chromosome 3, SPENNV200, a single window of DNA contains:
- the LOC107014402 gene encoding 3-hydroxy-3-methylglutaryl-coenzyme A reductase 3-like: MDVRRRAVKPLHASKHISSGEPLKPHNQDSSVKASDALPLPLYLTNGLFFTMFFSVMYFLLHRWREKIRDGIPLHVLNFSELVAMFSLIASVIYLLGFFGIGFVQSFVSKGNNDSWDVEDEAPGQFIDTTVTSPPVRRNIPMKSVPVDENAAQIITPYAGEDDEVVIKSVVEGRIPSYSLESKLGDCKRAAFIRKEALQRSSGKSLDGLPLDGFDYESILGQCCEMPIGYIQIPVGIAGPLLLNGNEFSVPMATTEGCLVASTNRGCKAIYVSGGATSVLFRDGMTRAPVVRFGSAKRAAELKFFVEDPMNFETLSVVFNKSSRFARLQNIQCAIAGKNLYMRFSCNTGDAMGMNMVSKGVQNVLDYLQNEYPDMDIIGISGNYCSDKKPAAVNWIEGRGKSVVCEAIIKEEVVKKVLKTEVAALVELNMLKNLTGSAMAGALGGFNAHASNIVSAVYLATGQDPAQNIESSHCITMMEAVNDGKDLHISVTMPSIEVGTVGGGTQLASQSACLNLLGVKGANREAPGSNARLLATIVAGSVLAGELSLMSAISAGQLVKSHMKYNRSCKDVTK; this comes from the exons ATGGACGTTCGCCGGCGAGCTGTAAAACCCCTACACGCTTCCAAACACATTTCCTCCGGAGAACCTCTCAAACCCCATAATCAAGATTCCTCTGTTAAAGCTTCAGATGCTCTTCCATTACCTTTGTATCTTACAAATGGTTTGTTCTTCACCATGTTTTTCTCTGTCATGTATTTTCTTCTACACAGATGGCGTGAGAAGATCCGTGATGGAATTCCACTCCACGTGCTTAACTTTTCTGAATTAGTTGCTATGTTTTCGTTGATCGCTTCAGTTATTTATCTGTTGGGGTTCTTTGGTATCGGGTTTGTTCAATCTTTCGTTTCTAAAGGAAATAATGATTCTTGGGACGTTGAAGATGAAGCCCCAGGACAATTTATTGATACAACTGTTACATCACCACCTGTTCGACGAAATATCCCAATGAAATCTGTGCCTGTTGATGAAAACGCTGCTCAGATAATCACACCATATGCTGGAGAGGATGATGAGGTGGTTATCAAATCGGTGGTGGAAGGGAGAATACCATCATATTCGTTGGAATCTAAGTTGGGTGACTGTAAAAGAGCTGCTTTTATTCGAAAAGAGGCGTTACAGAGGAGTTCAGGGAAGTCATTGGATGGGTTACCATTAGATGGATTTGATTATGAATCAATTCTTGGACAGTGTTGTGAGATGCCAATTGGGTATATTCAAATACCAGTGGGAATAGCTGGACCTTTGCTTCTTAATGGGAATGAGTTTTCTGTGCCAATGGCAACCACAGAAGGATGTTTAGTTGCTAGTACTAACAGGGGTTGTAAAGCCATTTATGTTTCCGGTGGCGCTACGAGTGTTTTGTTTAGAGATGGGATGACTAGAGCTCCTGTAGTTAGGTTCGGCAGCGCAAAGAGAGCTGCAGAGTTGAAGTTCTTCGTCGAGGATCCAATGAATTTCGAGACTCTATCTGTTGTTTTCAATAA ATCAAGCAGATTTGCCAGATTACAGAACATTCAATGTGCAATAGCTGGAAAGAATCTATACATGAGGTTTAGCTGTAACACTGGTGACGCGATGGGAATGAACATGGTTTCCAAAGGTGTACAAAACGTTCTTGATTACCTTCAGAATGAGTACCCTGACATGGACATCATCGGCATATCTG GGAACTATTGCTCGGACAAGAAACCAGCAGCAGTAAATTGGATTGAGGGGAGAGGAAAGTCAGTAGTTTGTGAGGCAATCATCAAGGAAGAGGTGGTGAAGAAAGTTCTGAAAACCGAGGTTGCTGCTCTAGTTGAGCTGAACATGCTTAAAAACCTCACTGGCTCTGCCATGGCTGGTGCACTTGGTGGCTTCAACGCCCATGCCAGCAATATTGTCTCAGCTGTATATTTAGCCACTGGCCAAGACCCGGCTCAAAATATTGAAAGCTCTCACTGCATCACTATGATGGAGGCTGTAAATGATGGCAAGGACCTCCATATATCCGTCACCATGCCTTCAATTGAG GTGGGTACAGTAGGAGGAGGAACTCAACTAGCATCACAATCAGCTTGCTTGAACTTATTAGGAGTGAAAGGTGCCAACAGAGAGGCACCAGGGTCAAATGCAAGGCTTTTGGCCACAATAGTAGCAGGTTCAGTTCTCGCGGGTGAGCTATCCCTCATGTCAGCTATCTCAGCTGGGCAACTTGTTAAGAGCCACATGAAGTACAATAGATCATGCAAAGATGTCACAAAGTAA